One Nocardioides aromaticivorans genomic window carries:
- a CDS encoding molybdopterin-dependent oxidoreductase yields MTTTPTWRKTACILCECNCGIEVQVEDRQLVRIRGDKSHPSSAGYTCEKPLRLDRYQNGTPRLTSPLRRRADGSYEEIDWDTAIAEIAQRLAAIRDEHGGDKIFFYGGGGQGNHLGGGYGQALQAALGVRYRSNALAQEKTGEMYVDGRLYGGHTKGDFEHAEVVVFVGKNPWQSHSFPRARPVLKEMAADPDRTMVVIDPRRSETAAMADIHLQVRPGTDAWCLAALGAVLVQEDLLDHAFVADHTTGAEPVLAAYREIDVADFARRCGVDEELIRTTARRIAAAESVCTYEDLGIQQAPHSTLSSYLNKMLWILTGNFAKRGGMFLHSTFAALAGGGGGGGSRTTPVTGARIISGLVPCNSIAEEIDTHHPDRFRAMWVDSVNPAHSLADSAGFRRAMRRLDLSVVIDIAMTETALEADYVLPAATQFEKWECTFFNVDFPENVFHLRAPLMDPLPGTLPEPEIYARVVRALGVVDEAALEPLREAAEAGLASYAEAFFAAVGADPRLMGLAGHVLYETLGPTLGDARGTAALWGVAQLCAMNQPASVARAGFTGTGFEPGNALFERILTGEAVVFTRDDHDHAWDYVRRPDRRFTLEIPELLDRLRGLASEQSSWTTEEFPFVLSAGERRAFTANTIIRDPSWRRRDAGGALRISTDDAWALSVRDGDTLRVVTERGSAVAVVEVTDTLQQGHVSLPNGLGVAHPDGTPGVAPNELTSLHHRDPIAGTPWHKYVPARLERV; encoded by the coding sequence ATGACCACCACGCCCACCTGGCGCAAGACCGCCTGCATCCTCTGCGAGTGCAACTGCGGGATCGAGGTGCAGGTCGAGGACCGGCAGCTGGTGCGGATCCGCGGCGACAAGTCCCACCCCTCCTCCGCGGGCTACACCTGCGAGAAGCCGCTGCGCCTGGACCGCTACCAGAACGGCACGCCGCGGCTGACCAGTCCGCTGCGCCGGCGCGCGGACGGCTCCTACGAGGAGATCGACTGGGACACCGCGATCGCCGAGATCGCGCAGCGCCTGGCAGCCATCCGCGACGAGCACGGCGGCGACAAGATCTTCTTCTACGGGGGCGGCGGCCAGGGCAACCACCTCGGCGGCGGCTACGGGCAGGCCCTGCAGGCCGCGCTCGGGGTCCGCTACCGCTCCAACGCGCTCGCGCAGGAGAAGACCGGCGAGATGTACGTCGACGGGCGGCTCTACGGCGGCCACACGAAGGGCGACTTCGAGCACGCCGAGGTCGTGGTGTTCGTCGGCAAGAACCCCTGGCAGTCGCACTCCTTCCCGCGCGCCCGCCCGGTGCTCAAGGAGATGGCCGCCGACCCCGACCGCACGATGGTCGTCATCGACCCGCGGCGCAGCGAGACGGCCGCCATGGCCGACATCCACCTGCAGGTCCGGCCCGGCACCGACGCCTGGTGCCTCGCCGCGCTCGGCGCCGTCCTCGTGCAGGAGGACCTCCTCGACCACGCCTTCGTGGCCGACCACACGACGGGAGCCGAGCCGGTGCTGGCGGCGTACCGGGAGATCGACGTGGCCGACTTCGCGCGGCGCTGCGGCGTCGACGAGGAGCTGATCCGCACCACGGCCCGGCGGATCGCCGCCGCGGAGAGCGTGTGCACCTACGAGGACCTCGGCATCCAGCAGGCGCCGCACAGCACGCTGAGCTCCTACCTCAACAAGATGCTGTGGATCCTCACCGGCAACTTCGCCAAGCGGGGCGGGATGTTCCTGCACTCGACGTTCGCGGCCCTGGCGGGCGGCGGCGGGGGCGGCGGCTCGAGGACGACGCCGGTGACCGGCGCGCGGATCATCTCCGGGCTGGTGCCCTGCAACTCGATCGCCGAGGAGATCGACACCCACCACCCCGACCGGTTCCGCGCGATGTGGGTCGACAGCGTCAACCCGGCCCACTCGCTGGCGGACTCCGCCGGGTTCCGGCGCGCGATGCGCAGGCTGGACCTCAGCGTCGTCATCGACATCGCGATGACCGAGACCGCGCTCGAGGCCGACTACGTGCTGCCCGCCGCCACCCAGTTCGAGAAGTGGGAGTGCACCTTCTTCAACGTCGACTTCCCGGAGAACGTCTTCCACCTGCGCGCCCCGCTCATGGACCCGCTGCCCGGAACCCTGCCCGAGCCGGAGATCTACGCCCGCGTCGTGCGCGCGCTCGGCGTCGTGGACGAGGCTGCGCTGGAGCCGCTCCGGGAGGCGGCCGAGGCCGGCCTGGCGTCGTACGCCGAGGCCTTCTTCGCCGCCGTCGGCGCCGACCCGCGGCTGATGGGCCTCGCCGGGCACGTGCTCTACGAGACGCTCGGGCCCACGCTCGGCGACGCCCGCGGCACCGCGGCCCTGTGGGGCGTGGCGCAGCTGTGCGCGATGAACCAGCCCGCGTCGGTCGCCCGCGCCGGCTTCACGGGCACCGGCTTCGAGCCCGGCAACGCCCTCTTCGAGCGAATCCTCACCGGCGAGGCCGTGGTGTTCACCCGCGACGACCACGACCACGCCTGGGACTACGTACGACGACCCGACCGCCGCTTCACGCTGGAGATCCCGGAGCTCCTCGACCGGCTGCGTGGCCTCGCGTCGGAGCAGAGCTCGTGGACGACCGAGGAGTTCCCGTTCGTGCTGTCGGCGGGCGAGCGGCGCGCGTTCACCGCCAACACGATCATCCGCGATCCCTCCTGGCGGCGCCGCGACGCCGGTGGTGCGCTGCGGATCAGCACCGACGACGCCTGGGCGCTGAGCGTGCGCGACGGCGACACGCTGCGCGTGGTGACCGAGCGCGGCAGCGCGGTCGCGGTCGTCGAGGTGACCGACACCCTCCAACAGGGCCATGTGTCGCTCCCGAACGGGCTCGGCGTCGCCCACCCGGACGGGACGCCCGGCGTCGCGCCCAACGAGCTGACCTCGCTGCACCACCGCGACCCGATCGCGGGCACCCCGTGGCACAAGTACGTCCCGGCCCGGCTGGAGCGCGTGTGA
- a CDS encoding TetR/AcrR family transcriptional regulator, which produces MSTRRPTRSPRDAMVDSAIVLFRERGVAATSLRDVVAHSRAPRGSIYHHFPGGKDELAREATRRAGDFIARLLGELVDSADPVATVDLLVDHWSGVLLGSDFAAGCPVAAAALAPDDTAGARDAAGAAFGQWEDLLAGAMRGRGLAADEAADRAALVVSAVEGALLVSRARRTDAPLRAVGRELARTLA; this is translated from the coding sequence GTGAGCACCCGCCGTCCGACCCGCTCCCCACGGGACGCCATGGTCGACAGCGCGATCGTCCTGTTCCGCGAGCGCGGCGTCGCGGCGACCTCGCTGCGCGACGTGGTGGCGCACAGCAGGGCCCCACGGGGCTCGATCTACCACCACTTCCCCGGCGGCAAGGACGAGCTGGCGCGCGAGGCGACCCGGCGTGCGGGCGACTTCATCGCGCGGCTGCTGGGCGAGCTGGTCGACAGCGCCGACCCGGTCGCGACGGTCGACCTGCTCGTCGACCACTGGTCCGGCGTACTGCTCGGCAGCGACTTCGCGGCCGGCTGCCCGGTCGCCGCCGCGGCACTGGCGCCGGACGACACGGCCGGCGCGCGGGACGCGGCGGGCGCCGCGTTCGGCCAGTGGGAGGACCTGCTCGCCGGTGCGATGCGCGGGCGCGGCCTGGCGGCCGACGAGGCGGCGGACCGCGCGGCGCTGGTCGTCAGCGCGGTCGAGGGCGCCCTGCTGGTCAGCCGCGCGCGTCGTACCGACGCACCCTTACGGGCCGTCGGACGGGAGCTCGCCCGCACCCTGGCCTGA
- a CDS encoding metal ABC transporter substrate-binding protein, with protein sequence MRFTSGLALLSTAALLASGCSAFSEGGGESSGGSGGGPTVAAAFYPLAWLTERVTEGTGADVELLTSPGSEPHDLELDVAKTAQVAEADLVVYEAGFQPAVDDTIAQNAQGDTLDVAGLADLLPVDESAEEHEEHAGEDEHEHDHGSLDPHFWQDPVRVADVADAVAAELASLDEDHADTYTSNAAALRKDLEALDASYATGLADCERDTIVVSHDAFGYLEKYGLHIAPIVGLSPDAEPTAAVLGELQDLIKEEGITTVFSEPLKPALGEGIASDLGLTNGVLDPVEGLSDATSGEDYLSLMKSNLSALQAANGCR encoded by the coding sequence ATGCGCTTCACTTCCGGTCTCGCCCTGCTGTCCACCGCCGCCCTGCTGGCCTCCGGCTGCTCGGCGTTCAGCGAGGGTGGCGGCGAGTCGAGCGGTGGCTCGGGCGGCGGCCCGACCGTCGCCGCGGCCTTCTACCCGCTGGCCTGGCTGACCGAGCGGGTCACCGAGGGCACCGGCGCCGACGTCGAGCTGCTGACCAGCCCCGGCTCGGAGCCCCACGACCTCGAGCTCGACGTCGCGAAGACCGCTCAGGTGGCCGAGGCCGACCTCGTCGTCTACGAGGCCGGCTTCCAGCCCGCCGTGGACGACACGATCGCGCAGAACGCGCAGGGCGACACCCTCGACGTCGCCGGGCTCGCCGACCTCCTGCCCGTCGACGAGTCCGCCGAGGAGCACGAGGAGCACGCCGGCGAGGACGAGCACGAGCACGACCACGGCAGCCTCGACCCGCACTTCTGGCAGGACCCGGTGCGGGTCGCCGACGTCGCCGACGCGGTCGCCGCCGAGCTCGCCTCCCTCGACGAGGACCACGCCGACACCTACACGTCGAACGCAGCGGCGCTGCGCAAGGACCTCGAGGCCCTCGACGCGTCGTACGCCACTGGCCTCGCCGACTGCGAGCGTGACACCATCGTCGTGTCGCACGACGCGTTCGGGTACCTCGAGAAGTACGGCCTGCACATCGCCCCGATCGTCGGCCTCTCCCCCGACGCCGAGCCGACGGCCGCCGTGCTCGGGGAGCTGCAGGACCTGATCAAGGAGGAGGGCATCACCACGGTGTTCAGCGAGCCGCTCAAGCCCGCGCTCGGCGAGGGCATCGCCTCCGACCTCGGCCTGACCAACGGCGTCCTCGACCCGGTCGAGGGCCTGTCCGACGCGACCTCGGGCGAGGACTACCTGTCCCTGATGAAGTCGAACCTGTCCGCCCTGCAGGCTGCCAACGGGTGCCGATGA
- a CDS encoding metal ABC transporter ATP-binding protein, with the protein MTSADSFSAVSISGGTVALGGRPVLRGIDLTVEPGEFVALMGANGSGKSTLVRSLVGLRPLVAGEVRLFGTPLASYDEWFRVGFVPQRATAAAGVPASVWEVVAAGRLTRRKLLRPLSRADRAAIEDALEIVGLADRRRDAVSNLSGGQQQRVLIARALAGEPDLFFLDEPTAGVDLPNQQVLADTLARLKERGATIVLVAHELGPLARLVDRAVVMRDGRVVYDGAPLRDHEVHQPWLGEPHTHHHHHGTGAARADHVPGVASPVDRIGGEAR; encoded by the coding sequence ATGACGAGCGCGGACTCCTTCAGCGCGGTCTCCATCAGCGGGGGGACGGTCGCCCTCGGCGGCCGTCCCGTGCTGCGCGGGATCGACCTCACCGTCGAGCCCGGCGAGTTCGTCGCCCTGATGGGCGCCAACGGCTCCGGCAAGTCCACCCTCGTCCGCAGCCTGGTCGGCCTCCGGCCGCTCGTCGCCGGGGAGGTGCGCCTCTTCGGCACCCCGCTGGCGTCGTACGACGAGTGGTTCCGCGTCGGCTTCGTCCCCCAGCGCGCCACGGCGGCCGCCGGCGTCCCGGCGTCGGTCTGGGAGGTCGTGGCCGCGGGCCGGCTCACCCGCCGCAAGCTGCTGCGTCCCCTGTCCCGCGCCGACCGGGCCGCGATCGAGGACGCGCTGGAGATCGTCGGCCTCGCCGACCGCCGCCGTGACGCGGTGAGCAACCTGTCCGGCGGCCAGCAGCAGCGCGTGCTCATCGCCCGCGCGCTCGCCGGGGAGCCCGACCTGTTCTTCCTCGACGAGCCGACCGCCGGCGTCGACCTGCCCAACCAGCAGGTCCTCGCCGACACGCTCGCGCGGCTCAAGGAGCGGGGCGCGACAATCGTCCTGGTCGCCCACGAGCTCGGCCCGCTGGCCCGCCTCGTCGACCGTGCGGTCGTGATGCGCGACGGCCGGGTCGTGTACGACGGCGCGCCGCTGCGCGACCACGAGGTGCACCAGCCGTGGCTCGGCGAGCCGCACACCCACCACCATCACCACGGCACCGGTGCCGCCCGCGCCGACCACGTGCCCGGGGTCGCCTCCCCCGTCGACCGGATCGGGGGCGAGGCGCGATGA
- a CDS encoding metal ABC transporter permease, whose product MSPAELFALPFMQRALIAALLTGLAAPAIGTFLVQRRLALMGDGIGHVAVTGVALGLLTGTSPVWLAVIVAVIGSVLIEIIRERGQTNGDVALALLFYGGLASGIFLTGLGGESAASLNRYLFGSLTTISVDDLILTMVLAITVVGLCVGLAPQLFAVAQDQEFARVAGLRVRAYNVLVAVLAAVSVTVAMRTVGLLLVSALMVVPVATSQQLTRSFRTTIAAAMALGTLASVGGLVVATFASYKATVAPGPTIVLLALACYIVAWPIGIWTRHRARLREPFPAGELPEHEACAEHPHDHGPGCGHLAVPHDDHVDYVHDGHRHAAHGAHYDEH is encoded by the coding sequence ATGAGCCCCGCCGAGCTGTTCGCACTCCCCTTCATGCAGCGGGCGCTGATCGCGGCCCTGCTGACCGGGCTCGCCGCCCCGGCGATCGGCACCTTCCTGGTCCAGCGCCGGCTCGCCCTGATGGGCGACGGCATCGGCCACGTCGCGGTCACCGGCGTCGCCCTGGGCCTGCTCACCGGCACCTCGCCGGTGTGGCTCGCCGTCATCGTCGCGGTGATCGGCTCGGTCCTGATCGAGATCATCCGCGAGCGCGGCCAGACCAACGGCGACGTCGCGCTCGCCCTGCTCTTCTACGGCGGCCTGGCGAGCGGCATCTTCCTCACCGGCCTCGGCGGCGAGAGCGCCGCGTCGCTCAACCGCTACCTCTTCGGCTCGCTGACCACCATCTCGGTCGACGACCTCATCCTCACGATGGTCCTCGCGATCACGGTCGTCGGCCTGTGCGTGGGCCTCGCCCCCCAGCTGTTCGCCGTCGCCCAGGACCAGGAGTTCGCGCGCGTGGCCGGGCTACGGGTGCGCGCCTACAACGTGCTCGTGGCCGTGCTCGCCGCGGTCAGCGTCACCGTCGCGATGCGCACGGTCGGCCTGCTCCTGGTCTCCGCGCTGATGGTGGTGCCGGTCGCCACCTCGCAGCAGCTGACCCGTTCCTTCCGCACCACCATCGCCGCCGCCATGGCGCTGGGCACGCTGGCCTCGGTGGGCGGCCTCGTGGTGGCCACCTTCGCGTCGTACAAGGCCACGGTGGCGCCGGGCCCGACGATCGTCCTGCTGGCCCTCGCCTGCTACATCGTGGCCTGGCCGATCGGGATCTGGACCCGCCACCGTGCGCGGCTGCGCGAGCCCTTCCCCGCCGGGGAGCTCCCCGAGCACGAGGCCTGCGCCGAGCACCCGCACGACCACGGACCGGGCTGCGGCCACCTCGCCGTGCCCCACGACGACCACGTGGACTACGTGCACGACGGGCACCGGCACGCCGCGCACGGCGCCCACTACGACGAGCACTAG
- a CDS encoding isoprenyl transferase — MSRSSRRTRAAAAAARPEPLPPTPHPSGATPPPLPPELVPNHVAIVMDGNGRWAKERGLPRTRGHEEGESSLFDVVEGAIEIGVKAVSAYAFSTENWSRSPDEVKFLMGFNRDVVRRRREEMHERGIRVRWAGRAPKLWKSVIDELRTTEELTKHNDVLTLTMCVNYGGRSELGDAARALARDVAAGRVNPERVDDRTLGRYLYVPELADADLIWRTSGEQRLSNFMLYQAAYAEFVFSDVLWPDVDRRHLWAAIDEYARRDRRYGGAVPNPT, encoded by the coding sequence GTGAGTCGCTCCTCCCGTCGTACCCGTGCCGCCGCGGCGGCCGCACGTCCCGAGCCGCTGCCGCCGACCCCGCACCCCTCGGGCGCGACGCCGCCGCCGCTCCCTCCGGAGCTGGTGCCGAACCACGTCGCGATCGTGATGGACGGCAACGGCCGGTGGGCCAAGGAGCGTGGCCTGCCGCGCACGCGCGGTCACGAGGAGGGCGAGTCCAGCCTGTTCGACGTGGTCGAGGGCGCCATCGAGATCGGCGTGAAGGCGGTCTCGGCGTACGCCTTCTCGACGGAGAACTGGTCGCGCAGCCCCGACGAGGTGAAGTTCCTGATGGGCTTCAACCGCGACGTCGTACGCCGCCGCCGCGAGGAGATGCACGAGCGCGGCATCCGGGTCCGGTGGGCGGGCCGCGCCCCGAAGCTCTGGAAGTCGGTCATCGACGAGCTCCGCACGACCGAGGAGCTCACGAAGCACAACGACGTCCTCACCCTGACGATGTGCGTCAACTACGGCGGGCGCTCCGAGCTGGGCGACGCGGCCCGGGCGCTGGCCCGCGACGTCGCGGCCGGCCGGGTCAACCCGGAGCGGGTCGACGATCGCACGCTGGGGCGCTACCTCTACGTGCCGGAGCTGGCCGACGCCGACCTGATCTGGCGCACGTCGGGGGAGCAGCGGCTCTCGAACTTCATGCTCTACCAGGCGGCGTACGCGGAGTTCGTCTTCAGCGACGTGCTCTGGCCCGACGTCGACCGGCGGCACCTGTGGGCGGCGATCGACGAGTACGCCCGGCGGGACCGCCGCTACGGCGGCGCCGTGCCCAACCCGACCTGA
- the recO gene encoding DNA repair protein RecO: MVLYRDEAIVLRTHKLGEADRIITLLTRDNGRIRAVAKGVRRTTSRWGSRLEPFTHVDLQLAEGRNLDTVTQAETRGAYAAPIGFDYERYTAGTAMLETAERLVVEEREPARQQFALLLGGLNAMAGGQRSPGHVLDSYLLRALAIAGYAPAFVDCAHCGRPPVTATGELVSHRWFNPSMGGVLCSTCRIPGSASPAPETLTLLGALLAGDWTVIEAAEPRHVKEATGLVAAFVQWQLERGLRSLAYVER, encoded by the coding sequence GTGGTCCTCTACCGTGACGAAGCGATCGTGCTGCGCACCCACAAGCTGGGCGAGGCCGACCGCATCATCACGCTGCTGACCCGCGACAACGGCCGGATCCGCGCGGTGGCCAAGGGCGTGCGTCGTACGACGTCGCGGTGGGGCTCGCGGCTCGAGCCGTTCACCCACGTGGACCTCCAGCTCGCCGAGGGCCGCAACCTCGACACCGTCACCCAGGCCGAGACCCGCGGAGCGTACGCCGCCCCGATCGGCTTCGACTACGAGCGCTACACCGCCGGCACGGCGATGCTCGAGACCGCCGAGCGGCTGGTGGTCGAGGAGCGCGAGCCGGCGCGCCAGCAGTTCGCGCTGCTGCTCGGCGGGCTGAACGCGATGGCGGGCGGCCAGCGCTCGCCCGGCCACGTGCTCGACTCCTACCTGCTGCGGGCGCTCGCGATCGCCGGCTACGCGCCGGCCTTCGTCGACTGTGCCCACTGCGGCCGGCCGCCGGTCACCGCGACCGGCGAGCTGGTCAGCCACCGCTGGTTCAACCCGTCGATGGGCGGCGTGCTGTGCTCGACCTGCCGCATCCCGGGCTCGGCCTCGCCGGCCCCGGAGACCCTCACCCTGCTGGGCGCCCTGCTGGCGGGGGACTGGACGGTGATCGAGGCCGCCGAGCCGCGCCACGTGAAGGAGGCCACCGGCCTGGTCGCCGCCTTCGTGCAGTGGCAGCTGGAGCGGGGGCTCCGGTCGCTGGCCTACGTCGAGCGCTGA
- a CDS encoding ion transporter, with protein MSALDAAATPHGNGPPRRPGKPAAPPVTFVDWLMLLLAIVSVGLLVWITFWDVDPEVHERVVHLDYAICAIFAVEFVWRWRRSGMGWRFLRSYWYEVLGMVPLSDPAFRSFRLLRVVIILARLGRAADRAFGDRATAYIVGRFTETIVNIIKRPVTVAVLDEVIAVVQTGNYAEHVSAAIEENRAELDALIVELIREDQAAGRLRFVPFHDDIVRLVSDTVLRILQGGLADPRVHELISDAIRESAVQLRGNVRERMHEEMRLQPEKVGR; from the coding sequence ATGAGCGCACTGGACGCCGCCGCCACCCCGCACGGCAACGGACCTCCTCGTCGACCGGGCAAGCCGGCGGCGCCTCCGGTGACCTTCGTCGACTGGCTGATGCTGCTGCTCGCCATCGTGTCGGTGGGCCTGCTGGTGTGGATCACCTTCTGGGACGTCGACCCCGAGGTGCACGAGCGCGTGGTCCACCTCGACTACGCGATCTGCGCGATCTTCGCCGTCGAGTTCGTGTGGCGCTGGCGGCGCTCCGGCATGGGCTGGCGGTTCCTGCGCTCGTACTGGTACGAGGTCCTCGGCATGGTGCCGCTCTCCGACCCGGCCTTCCGCTCGTTCCGGCTGCTGCGGGTGGTGATCATCCTCGCCCGCCTCGGCCGCGCCGCCGACCGGGCCTTCGGCGACCGCGCCACGGCCTACATCGTCGGCAGGTTCACCGAGACGATCGTCAACATCATCAAGCGACCGGTCACGGTGGCGGTGCTCGACGAGGTGATCGCCGTCGTCCAGACCGGCAACTACGCCGAGCACGTCTCCGCGGCGATCGAGGAGAACCGGGCCGAGCTCGATGCGCTCATCGTGGAGCTGATCCGGGAGGACCAGGCCGCCGGCCGGTTGAGGTTCGTCCCCTTCCACGACGACATCGTGCGGCTGGTGAGCGACACGGTCCTGCGGATCCTGCAGGGCGGGCTCGCCGACCCCCGGGTGCACGAGCTGATCTCGGACGCGATCCGCGAGTCCGCGGTCCAGCTGCGCGGCAACGTGCGCGAGCGGATGCACGAGGAGATGCGGCTGCAGCCGGAGAAGGTCGGCCGCTGA
- a CDS encoding lipase family alpha/beta hydrolase — MRRLLTCLLLLTASLTAGATLAPAPARADTTSPSYAPLDRPGPRLTVPAATLDAALQCHGDPKAGPRPVLLNPATSVTPEENYSWNWAKVFTKQRRYHCTVTMPYHTFGDIQVAGEYLVNAIRRMYARTGRRIAILGHSQGGMSGRWALRFWPDTRAKVAEVIGMAPSNHGTTVLAGCITGLTTCVPAVWQQRAGSAFMKALNSRAETFAGIDYTNVYTMLDEVVVPPPSSGLTTGAGRIVNVRVQDVCPLDPYEHVMTGTVSPATYAIVMDALTHDGPARASRVDRKWCSQLYMPGIDPADVAGFAPILTALPNLLLTVVPSVTLSGAPLLKKEPALRCYVYAAGC; from the coding sequence GTGCGCCGCCTGCTGACCTGCCTGCTCCTGCTCACCGCCTCGCTCACCGCCGGGGCCACCCTGGCGCCGGCCCCGGCGCGGGCCGACACCACCTCGCCGTCGTACGCGCCGCTCGACCGGCCGGGGCCGCGGCTGACCGTGCCGGCAGCCACCCTCGACGCGGCGCTGCAGTGCCACGGCGACCCGAAGGCGGGGCCACGGCCCGTCCTGCTCAACCCGGCGACCAGCGTGACGCCGGAGGAGAACTACTCGTGGAACTGGGCCAAGGTCTTCACGAAGCAGCGCCGCTACCACTGCACGGTCACGATGCCGTACCACACCTTCGGCGACATCCAGGTGGCCGGCGAGTACCTCGTCAACGCGATCCGGCGCATGTACGCGCGCACCGGCCGGAGGATCGCGATCCTCGGCCACAGCCAGGGCGGCATGAGCGGACGCTGGGCGCTGCGGTTCTGGCCCGACACCCGCGCCAAGGTCGCCGAGGTGATCGGCATGGCGCCGTCCAACCACGGCACCACCGTGCTGGCCGGCTGCATCACCGGGCTGACGACGTGCGTGCCCGCGGTGTGGCAGCAGCGGGCCGGATCGGCGTTCATGAAGGCGCTCAACAGCCGGGCCGAGACCTTCGCCGGCATCGACTACACGAACGTCTACACGATGCTCGACGAGGTCGTCGTCCCGCCGCCGTCCTCCGGCCTGACGACCGGCGCCGGCCGGATCGTGAACGTCCGGGTCCAGGACGTCTGCCCGCTCGACCCCTACGAGCACGTGATGACCGGGACGGTCAGCCCGGCGACGTACGCGATCGTGATGGACGCGCTCACCCACGACGGGCCGGCACGGGCCTCCCGGGTCGACCGGAAGTGGTGCTCGCAGCTGTACATGCCCGGGATCGACCCCGCGGACGTCGCCGGCTTCGCGCCGATCCTCACCGCGCTGCCGAACCTGCTGCTGACCGTGGTCCCGAGCGTGACCCTCAGCGGCGCGCCCCTGCTGAAGAAGGAGCCCGCGCTCCGCTGCTACGTGTACGCCGCCGGCTGCTGA
- a CDS encoding alpha/beta fold hydrolase, translating to MTGRAALASEQVGQYFVESARGRDRLEFTEYGAGEAWVVLVPPLLVPRRVHDHAARTLAAAGLHVLVLDPLGHGGSDRPADPLAYSVTAFAEQVVALLDHVGATRAVVGGSSLGANVALEVAVLAPERVAGLLLDGPVLDNALAAQLAVLGPVMYAARFAPVPLSLLRLASRPLPARVLPEWLRLARETLDQRPGTVAAVIHGVLFGRLAPSSAERSAITARALVLSRTRDPFHPVGDAEMLLAEMPAASLEQAHMPLEWRRRPERLDLVVSRFARECSRGSLRARRTRSS from the coding sequence ATGACGGGACGGGCGGCCCTGGCCTCCGAGCAGGTCGGGCAGTACTTCGTCGAGAGCGCTCGCGGACGCGACCGCCTCGAGTTCACCGAGTACGGCGCCGGCGAGGCCTGGGTCGTCCTCGTCCCCCCGCTGCTCGTGCCCCGGCGGGTGCACGACCACGCGGCCCGGACCCTCGCCGCGGCGGGTCTGCACGTGCTCGTGCTCGACCCGCTCGGCCACGGGGGATCGGACCGCCCGGCCGACCCGCTCGCCTACTCCGTGACGGCCTTCGCCGAGCAGGTCGTGGCGCTGCTCGACCACGTCGGCGCCACGCGTGCGGTCGTCGGTGGCAGCTCGCTGGGCGCCAACGTGGCGCTCGAGGTCGCCGTCCTCGCGCCCGAGCGGGTCGCGGGCCTGCTGCTCGACGGACCGGTCCTCGACAACGCGCTGGCCGCGCAGCTCGCCGTCCTCGGACCGGTCATGTACGCCGCCCGCTTCGCGCCCGTCCCGCTCAGCCTGCTGCGCCTCGCCTCCCGGCCGTTGCCCGCGCGGGTCCTGCCCGAGTGGCTGCGCCTGGCCCGGGAGACCCTCGACCAGAGGCCGGGCACGGTGGCCGCGGTGATCCACGGCGTCCTGTTCGGGCGGCTCGCGCCGTCGTCGGCCGAGCGGTCGGCGATCACCGCCCGTGCGCTGGTGCTGTCCCGCACCCGCGACCCGTTCCACCCGGTCGGCGACGCCGAGATGCTGCTCGCCGAGATGCCCGCCGCCAGCCTCGAGCAGGCCCACATGCCGCTCGAGTGGCGGCGTCGCCCCGAGCGCCTGGACCTGGTGGTCAGCCGGTTCGCGCGGGAGTGCTCGCGCGGCTCGCTCCGCGCGCGTCGTACCCGCTCGTCGTAG